The DNA window TGCCAGCTTATCTCGTTCCCGCCGGGCTCCGCCGATGGTCGGGGCGCGCCTGGCAGGATGGGCGCACGTGAGCTCAGTACGGAACCCCCGCACCAGGCGGGAAGTGCTGCGCGCGGGCGCGCTCGCGGCGTTGGCACTGCCCATCGGTCTCGGCGCCGCCGCGTGCGGCAAGGGCTACGCGGACGGCCCCGACCCGCTGGTGCCGCTCGCCGAGCAGGCGAAGGCGGACGCGGCGGCCGCGGACGAGGCGGCGAAGGCCGCGCCGGAGCAGGCGGCGCTGGCCCAGCAGGTCGCCGCCGCCCGCCGCGCGCACGCGACCGCGCTGCAGTCCGAAATAGACAGACAGAACCAGCCGAAGGGCGGGCCGGGCGCGATCGGACAGAACGGCAAGGGCTTGGCCGGGCTGAAGCAGCGGCTCGCGGTGTCCCGCCGCCAGGCCGCCGATCTCGTGCCGGGGCTGCCCGCCTACCGCGCCGGGCTGGTCGCCTCGGTCGCCGCGGGCTGCGCCGCGCTGCAGCGGACCTCCGATCAGCTCGGGCCGGGCGAGGACGCGACGGTCGATCCGGCCGCCGCGCCGCAGCCACCGGCCGAGGCGGGCGACGCGGTGCAGGAGGCGCTCGCGGCCGAGCACGCGGCGATCTGGGTGTACGGGCTCGTCACCGCGTTCCTGCCGGACGGGTACCAGGCCTCGGCCACCGACAGCGCCGCCGAGCACCGCGCCCGCCGTGACGCGTGCGAGCGCATGCTGGCCTCCGCCGGAGTGACCGCGAAACCGGCGCAACCCGCTTACGTGACACCGAAACCGGTCACCGACGGCAAGTCGGCGATGGCGGTGGTGGCGATCGCGGAGACCGACGTGGCGACCGCGTGGCGCGGGGTCATCGAACGGACGGACGACCGGGGCCTGCGCGGGTTCGCGGTACTCGCCCTCACCGGGGCGGCGCGCCGGTGCACGCGCTGGCGGGTCGCCGCGGGCGAGCACCCCAGCGCACCCGCCCTGCCCGGCACTCCGCAGTCCTGACCGAGCCCAGTAGGCCGCGTGTCATAAGTGGCGGAGCCGCTTGAGCGGGCAAGCAGCTCGCACCGCTACGCAGGCCGACGGCTGTCAAAACGCATTCAGCGCAGGTTGTTGTTCAGGTGCAGGGCGCCGGTGGTGATGCGTTGCAGGAGCGCCTTGTCCTGGTGCTTTTCGAAGAACGCGGCCTCGACGATCGTGACCTCGGCCCCTGCCTGGTTCGAGGCGTACTCGCCGCCCGCGATCTTGGGTGCCTTCGGGATCTTCGCGGTGCCGTCCTTGACCAGGTCGGTGACGTTGCCCGCGTCGTCGGTGTCGGTGAGCTGCTTGAGCCCGGCGGCGAGATCGGGCGACGGCATGGACACCAGCGACACCGAGACCAGCGCCTTCGCCTTGCCGGATGTCACCGTGTAGAGGGCGCGGGACAGCCGCTTGCACTGGTGCTCGCCGAACCACTTCTTGACCTCGCCGTAGGAGTTCGCGGCGCAGTCGCTGGCCACCGTGGGCCCTTCGGTGAGCTTGTAGTCGAACGCGGGTTTGTCACCCCCCTGCGCCTGCGACGGCGGTTCGTCACCGTCGTGGCGGATCAGCCACCACACGAAGCCGGACACCACGGCCACCGCGACCAGCCCGGCGCCCTTGAGCAGGTACCCGGTCCGCCGCTGGGGCGGTTCCGGCTGGGGTCCCGCCTGCCCGGCCGGGATCCGCTGCAACGGGGCCGTGTCACCCGGTCTCGGAGTAAATTGCGCACCAACCACGGGCGCATACGGTAGTTCACCCGCGCGGACGGCCTCACCCGAACGCGGACAAAACCCGGTCGACATCACTGTCCGTGTTGTAGAGGTGGAAGCCGAACCGGGTCTTCCCCGCCCTGACCGCGGCGCGGACGCCCGCCGCGGTCAGGCGTTCCGCCACCCGGGGTGAGCACTCCACCGAAACGATCGCGCTTCCCCGCGACGCCAGTCCCAGCCCCGCGAGCAGGCGATCCGCGAGGCCGACGCAGTGCGCGCGGACCGCGTCGGCGTCGAGCGAAGCGAGGTAGGGCAGCGCGACGGCGGCCCCGGTCTGGGCGAGCCAGGCCGGGGAAAGATCGAGACCGCGCGCGCCGTCCGCGAGCCGCAGCGGCAGGCCGTACACGCTCTGCCACCGGTCTTCGCCCGCGTACCAGTTGGCCGCGACCGGCCGGGTGCGCGCGAGCGCGCGCGGGTGCACCGCGAGCCACGCCGCCCCTCGCGGCGAGAGCAGCCACTTGTACCCGGCGGCGACCACCCAGTCCGCCCAGTCGAGGCGCAGCGGGAGCCAGCCCGCCGCCTGGGTGGCGTCGAGCAGCACGGGGACGCCCGTGGCGCGCAACGCGTCGAGATCGGCGAGCGCGCCATCGGCGGACTGCACCACGCTCACCACGACCAGGTCGTACCCCGGTGCCCGCGCGGCCAGTTCGGCCAGCGGCACCTCCGTGACCGTGACACCGCGGTCCGCCTGCGCCGCGAACGGGAACGAAGCGCTGGTGAACTCGCCCTCGGCGACCAGCACGCGCGCGCCGTCGGCGAGCCCGGCCGCGACCAGGCCCACCAGCTGCGACACGCTCGCCCCGCTCGCCACGCGGTCCTCCGCCACGCCGATGATCCCGGCGAACGCGGCGCGCGCCGCGGCCACCGCGGCATCGAAACCGGGCGCGGACGCGCCGCCGGTGCGCCACTGTTCGACGCTCGCCGCCACCGCGTCGGCGACCGAAGACGGCGGGACACCGATGCTCGGCGTGTTGAGATATCCCTCGGGCACGGCGAACTCGGCCCCGAACGCGGTACGCATGAACACGAGCGTACGGGCGCGCGGGCCGGATCTCGACCGGCTTCCCCGGACTCCACAGCGCACTACCCCAGTGTCCACTGTGGAGGTTCCGGGTCAGCCGCCGCCGTACGCGCTGCTCGCGACACCGGCGCGCATCCCGTCGAGCGCGCGCAGCACCGACCGCAACGCCGGGGCCGGCGCACCCGCGTTTTCCCCGAGCTCGGCCAGCCGCGCCGAGTAGCGGCGGCGTTCGCGCGCGGTGGCGGCCCCCTTCACCCTCGCCAGCACGGCCAGCGCGGTCAGCGCGGCGTCCGCGGGCGGGACGGCCGCCACGTCGCCGCCGCCGCGCAGCGCACCGTCCACAACGGACCGGAGCCGGTCCTGGGCGCCGGTGTCGCGCAGCCGCTCACCACGCACCGGGATCACCCCGAACACGCGCGAGCGCCGCGGTTCCACCACACCCGACGCTTCAAGCTGCGCCTCGACGGCGCGCAGGGTGCCGCGGAATCCCTTGCGCACCGCGCCTTTCCAACTCCCCGGCCGCCCCTCGACGAGCTGCCCGAGCACCTCGTCGAGCACGTCGTCACCGGTCGACCCGCGCGGTCGCACCACCGGCGCGCCGCCGTCGTCGGCGAGCCGCCCGGAGAGCACCAGATCCGTCAGCGCGGCGGCGCGCACGGCGTACGCGCTGCGCTGGCGGTCGCGAAGGCGCCCCGATTTCGGGTTGAGCGCGAGCAGGTAGACCTTGCCCGGCAACGAAAGCTCCATGTCCCTCTCCCTCACTGGGTCCTGAGCGTTGGCCAGATCTCGGCCCACGCCCGGGTCCGGCCGGTCTCCAGCCAGGCGAGCCCGTCGATCACCGGTGCCGTCGCGGTGAAGTACCGGCCGAGCTTGCCGGGGTCGAAGCCGACGAAGAGCACGTCCCGCGCGCTCTCCGGCGGAGCGCCGAAGTACCAGTACCCTCTATGTCCACTGTAGACAGTGCCGACGCCTCGGCCGGCGCCGTTGTACTCGATCGCCGAGGCGAACGGGTAGATCTCGGCGAACACCACCGTGTGCGCCTTCTGCTCCGGGGGCAGCGCCTCGTAGGTCTTCGCCACCAGCTCGCCGAGCTGCTGCTGCGGCAGCTCCCCGCCCGCCATCGCCGAGCCGAGCGGGATCGGGCCCCACGACGCGGGCATGTCCGCGACCGCCGAAGCCGGGTAGATCGGCAGCCCCGCCGCCAGTACCGCGGCCGACAGCGCGAACGCGGGCCACGCCAGCACCCGCGACCAGGACGGCAGCCGCAGGCGGCTCACGTCCACCGCGGCGACCGCGAACGGCACCGCGAGCACCGACAGCAGGTAGTACGAGCGGCCGTGGGCGAGCGCGAACCCGGCGATCGTCAGCAGGATCGCGAAGCCGACGAACCGGTACGGCCGGAAGTGCCGCGCGGACACCAGGCGCGCGAGGCCGTAGACGAACGCCAGCACGCCGACGCCGATGCCCGCTCCCAGCAGCCCGTCGCGGAAGAACGGGCCGTACCCGGGGAACTCGGCCGCCACGACATCGCTCATGTGCGCGTACGGCCAGCCGTGCGCCGCCTGCCAGAGCAGTGTCGGCACGGTGGCCACCACCGCGATCGCCGCCCCGGCCCACAACAGCGGCCTGCGCAGCAGCTCCCGTGGCCCCAGCACGAGCGCGCTCAGCGTGAGCGCTGCCCAGAACGCCGGGATCAGGAACTTCGTTTCGAGCGAGACCGCGGTGACGATCCCGGCCCACAGCAGCGGCCGGTCGTCACCGCGGCCCTCCCGGTGCGACCGCACCCACCGCACGACGAGCCACGCGATGACCGTCCACCACAGCGGGTCGATCGTGTAGGTGCCGAGCAGGTGGCTCAGCACGACGACACCCGACGTCGCGTAGCAGCCCGCCGCCATCGCCTGCGCCCCGCGCCCGCCGCCGAGTTCCCTGGCGATGAGCGCGGTCACCACGATGCCCGCCATCGCGGCGAGCGCGGTCGGCAACCGCAGTGCGAGCAGCGAGCCGGGGAAGAGCGAATCGAGCGCCCCGGCTAGGGCGGGCACCAGCGGCGGCTGGTCGAAATACCCCCAGTCGAGATGATCTCGACCCGCCATCAGGAAGTACACCTCGTCGAACCCGTGGCCGTAGCGGGTGCTCGTCCACACCAGCAGCGCGCCGGCCAGGCCCGCGATCACCAGCACCGGCAGCCGCGCGAACGGCGGGACACCCGGGGCCACCTCCCGTTCGAGGTGATCGGTTTCTGTCGCGTCCACGGAAACCACGTTCAGCCACTCCCCTTTTTCCATCGGCTGCGGCAAATTCCAGCCGAT is part of the Amycolatopsis sp. CA-230715 genome and encodes:
- a CDS encoding ferritin-like domain-containing protein, which codes for MSSVRNPRTRREVLRAGALAALALPIGLGAAACGKGYADGPDPLVPLAEQAKADAAAADEAAKAAPEQAALAQQVAAARRAHATALQSEIDRQNQPKGGPGAIGQNGKGLAGLKQRLAVSRRQAADLVPGLPAYRAGLVASVAAGCAALQRTSDQLGPGEDATVDPAAAPQPPAEAGDAVQEALAAEHAAIWVYGLVTAFLPDGYQASATDSAAEHRARRDACERMLASAGVTAKPAQPAYVTPKPVTDGKSAMAVVAIAETDVATAWRGVIERTDDRGLRGFAVLALTGAARRCTRWRVAAGEHPSAPALPGTPQS
- a CDS encoding aminotransferase class V-fold PLP-dependent enzyme yields the protein MRTAFGAEFAVPEGYLNTPSIGVPPSSVADAVAASVEQWRTGGASAPGFDAAVAAARAAFAGIIGVAEDRVASGASVSQLVGLVAAGLADGARVLVAEGEFTSASFPFAAQADRGVTVTEVPLAELAARAPGYDLVVVSVVQSADGALADLDALRATGVPVLLDATQAAGWLPLRLDWADWVVAAGYKWLLSPRGAAWLAVHPRALARTRPVAANWYAGEDRWQSVYGLPLRLADGARGLDLSPAWLAQTGAAVALPYLASLDADAVRAHCVGLADRLLAGLGLASRGSAIVSVECSPRVAERLTAAGVRAAVRAGKTRFGFHLYNTDSDVDRVLSAFG
- a CDS encoding GOLPH3/VPS74 family protein, whose translation is MELSLPGKVYLLALNPKSGRLRDRQRSAYAVRAAALTDLVLSGRLADDGGAPVVRPRGSTGDDVLDEVLGQLVEGRPGSWKGAVRKGFRGTLRAVEAQLEASGVVEPRRSRVFGVIPVRGERLRDTGAQDRLRSVVDGALRGGGDVAAVPPADAALTALAVLARVKGAATARERRRYSARLAELGENAGAPAPALRSVLRALDGMRAGVASSAYGGG
- a CDS encoding ArnT family glycosyltransferase, with product MDSIVLVGRCRRRPAIGWNLPQPMEKGEWLNVVSVDATETDHLEREVAPGVPPFARLPVLVIAGLAGALLVWTSTRYGHGFDEVYFLMAGRDHLDWGYFDQPPLVPALAGALDSLFPGSLLALRLPTALAAMAGIVVTALIARELGGGRGAQAMAAGCYATSGVVVLSHLLGTYTIDPLWWTVIAWLVVRWVRSHREGRGDDRPLLWAGIVTAVSLETKFLIPAFWAALTLSALVLGPRELLRRPLLWAGAAIAVVATVPTLLWQAAHGWPYAHMSDVVAAEFPGYGPFFRDGLLGAGIGVGVLAFVYGLARLVSARHFRPYRFVGFAILLTIAGFALAHGRSYYLLSVLAVPFAVAAVDVSRLRLPSWSRVLAWPAFALSAAVLAAGLPIYPASAVADMPASWGPIPLGSAMAGGELPQQQLGELVAKTYEALPPEQKAHTVVFAEIYPFASAIEYNGAGRGVGTVYSGHRGYWYFGAPPESARDVLFVGFDPGKLGRYFTATAPVIDGLAWLETGRTRAWAEIWPTLRTQ